The Blastococcus sp. HT6-4 genome window below encodes:
- a CDS encoding glycoside hydrolase family 78 protein has translation MSGQVREQRSEERARSGADRGSEPEASSDLTVLPVTVEHHREPFGIGETTPRLSWAPRTDLPGWRQSGYEVEIEPEAGEAWSSGRIESAESVLVPWGAPPLVSREHRSVRVRVWTEGAAEPSAWSEDVVVEAGLLEPADWTAELVRPVLPADVDEPVALLRHEFVLGKPVARARLYATAHGVYEAELNGSVVDDQVLAPGWTSYSHRLRYQSYDVTALVREGANAIGVQLADGWYRGYLGFTGKRSIYGDRTGVLVQLEVEHPDGSRTVVVSDDAWRATTSGPLTRAGLYNGETVDFRRELPGWSEVSYDDAGWGPVDVGELDVATLVAPTGPPVRRTQTLPVQAITTSPSGRTLVDFGQNLVGRIRFTLPDGPAGTEITVRHAEVLEHGELGTRPLRAADATDVITLDGGAGRVWEPRFTFHGFRYAEVSGWPGELTADALEAVVLHTDLRRTGTFTCSDPDVTRLHENVVWGMRGNFLDIPTDCPQRDERLGWTGDLQVFAPTASFLYDTAGMLRSWLADLAVEQLEDHGGVVPMYVPFVELLPFPQQPETGWGDAAVVVPWVLYQRSGDAGLLADQWESMVAWIDAFAGRAGEHLDFPGGGFSFGDWLDTAAPPDNPAGARTPWQCVATAYLARSARTVAQAAEVLGRDGSRYAELAERAAARFRAEYVSPNGRVAFPSQTAYALALEFDLLTPEQREHAGRLLADQVLKDGFHIASGFLGTPLVTDALTNAGELATAYELLLQRENPSWLYPVTMGATTIWERWDSMLPDGTINPGDMTSFNHYAFGAVADWLHRTVAGLAPAAPGYRRLRVAPRPGPGLTSAAATHETPYGTAQVSWTLTAGTQFALEVTVPPNTTGEVVLPDGGAPVEVGAGRHSFTATIAEPRPVEKPALFFNPDDHQ, from the coding sequence ATGAGCGGACAGGTGCGTGAGCAGCGCAGCGAGGAACGAGCGAGGAGCGGAGCGGACCGCGGGAGTGAACCCGAGGCATCGAGCGACCTGACGGTCCTGCCCGTCACCGTCGAGCACCACCGGGAGCCGTTCGGCATCGGGGAGACGACGCCGCGGCTGTCCTGGGCTCCCCGCACCGACCTGCCCGGCTGGCGCCAGTCCGGCTACGAGGTGGAGATCGAGCCGGAGGCCGGCGAGGCGTGGTCGTCGGGCCGCATCGAGTCGGCCGAGTCGGTCCTCGTCCCGTGGGGGGCTCCACCGCTCGTCAGCCGGGAGCACCGGTCCGTGCGCGTGCGGGTCTGGACGGAGGGCGCCGCCGAGCCGTCGGCGTGGAGCGAGGACGTCGTCGTCGAGGCCGGTCTGCTCGAGCCGGCGGACTGGACCGCCGAACTGGTCCGGCCGGTCCTCCCGGCCGACGTCGACGAGCCGGTCGCCCTCCTGCGGCACGAGTTCGTCCTCGGCAAGCCGGTCGCCCGCGCCCGGTTGTACGCCACCGCGCACGGCGTCTACGAGGCCGAGCTGAACGGCTCGGTCGTCGATGACCAGGTGCTCGCGCCCGGCTGGACGAGCTACTCCCACCGGCTGCGGTACCAGTCCTACGACGTGACCGCGCTGGTGCGCGAGGGCGCCAACGCGATCGGCGTGCAGCTCGCCGACGGCTGGTACCGCGGCTACCTCGGCTTCACCGGGAAGCGGAGCATCTACGGCGACCGCACCGGGGTCCTGGTGCAGCTCGAGGTCGAGCACCCCGACGGCAGCCGGACGGTCGTGGTCAGCGACGACGCCTGGCGGGCCACGACGTCGGGCCCGCTGACCCGGGCGGGGCTCTACAACGGCGAGACCGTCGACTTCCGGCGCGAGCTGCCGGGCTGGTCGGAGGTCTCGTACGACGACGCCGGGTGGGGCCCGGTCGACGTGGGCGAGCTCGACGTCGCCACGCTGGTCGCCCCGACCGGCCCGCCGGTGCGCCGCACCCAGACCCTGCCGGTCCAGGCGATCACGACCTCGCCGTCGGGGAGGACGCTGGTCGACTTCGGGCAGAACCTGGTCGGCCGGATCCGGTTCACGCTCCCGGACGGCCCGGCCGGCACGGAGATCACCGTCCGGCACGCCGAGGTGCTCGAGCACGGCGAGCTGGGCACCCGCCCGCTGCGTGCGGCCGACGCGACCGACGTGATCACGCTCGACGGTGGTGCCGGCCGTGTGTGGGAACCGCGGTTCACCTTCCACGGCTTCCGGTACGCCGAGGTGTCCGGCTGGCCCGGGGAGCTGACGGCCGACGCGCTCGAGGCCGTGGTGCTGCACACCGATCTGCGCCGCACGGGCACGTTCACCTGCTCCGACCCGGACGTCACCCGGCTGCACGAGAACGTGGTCTGGGGGATGCGCGGCAACTTCCTCGACATCCCCACCGACTGCCCGCAGCGTGACGAGCGGCTCGGCTGGACCGGCGACCTGCAGGTCTTCGCCCCGACCGCGTCGTTCCTCTACGACACCGCGGGCATGCTGCGCTCCTGGCTCGCCGACCTCGCCGTCGAGCAGCTGGAGGACCACGGCGGCGTGGTGCCGATGTACGTCCCGTTCGTCGAGCTGCTGCCGTTCCCGCAGCAACCGGAGACCGGCTGGGGCGACGCCGCCGTCGTCGTCCCCTGGGTGCTCTACCAGCGCTCCGGTGACGCGGGCCTGCTCGCCGACCAGTGGGAGTCCATGGTCGCCTGGATCGACGCCTTCGCCGGGCGGGCCGGCGAGCACCTGGACTTCCCGGGGGGCGGGTTCTCCTTCGGCGACTGGCTGGACACCGCCGCCCCGCCGGACAACCCGGCCGGCGCCCGCACCCCGTGGCAGTGCGTCGCGACCGCCTACCTGGCCCGCTCGGCGCGGACCGTGGCGCAGGCGGCGGAGGTCCTCGGCCGTGACGGCAGCCGGTACGCCGAGCTGGCCGAGCGCGCCGCCGCCCGCTTCCGGGCCGAGTACGTGAGCCCGAACGGCCGGGTGGCCTTCCCCTCCCAGACGGCGTACGCACTGGCCCTGGAGTTCGACCTGCTGACGCCGGAGCAGCGGGAGCACGCCGGCCGGCTGCTGGCCGACCAGGTGCTGAAGGACGGGTTCCACATCGCCAGCGGTTTCCTCGGGACGCCCTTGGTCACCGACGCGCTCACGAACGCCGGCGAGCTCGCCACCGCCTACGAGCTGCTGCTCCAGCGGGAGAACCCGTCGTGGCTGTACCCGGTCACGATGGGGGCGACGACCATCTGGGAGCGCTGGGACTCCATGCTCCCCGACGGGACGATCAACCCCGGGGACATGACCTCGTTCAACCACTACGCGTTCGGGGCGGTGGCCGACTGGCTGCACCGCACGGTGGCCGGGCTCGCCCCGGCGGCGCCCGGGTACCGGCGGCTGCGGGTGGCCCCGCGCCCGGGGCCCGGACTCACGTCGGCGGCCGCGACGCACGAGACGCCGTACGGGACGGCGCAGGTCTCCTGGACGCTGACCGCCGGGACGCAGTTCGCGCTGGAGGTGACCGTGCCGCCGAACACGACCGGCGAGGTGGTGCTCCCCGACGGGGGCGCACCGGTGGAGGTCGGCGCCGGGCGGCACTCGTTCACCGCCACGATCGCCGAGCCCCGTCCGGTCGAGAAGCCGGCGCTGTTCTTCAACCCCGACGACCACCAGTGA
- a CDS encoding glycoside hydrolase family 2 TIM barrel-domain containing protein, whose amino-acid sequence MRRTPFTTGWHVRPHANAFAEMVGAAAPWQPVTLPHDATLAQPRDAAHGAGSGYFPGGVYEYRKTFDVPADAAGQRMLLEFEGIYRRAMVYVNGSLAGHWASGYTGFTAPLDDHLRYGQENEVRVVCRTHADSRWYAGAGIHRPVHLLTGPLLHVAPDGVRVTTVDGNRDLAVVEVTTTVQNDRPRLATVEVVTELRDADGAGVAGDRVPVSVRPGEPAVVRQRLVVRDPALWGPGSPALYTATVSLADGEAVLDEETVTTGIRTLSVDPVRGLRVNGEPVLLRGACIHSDNGVLGAAAVGRADERRVELLQAAGFNALRSAHNPMSRAMLDACDRLGVLVMDELTDMWTESKSEFDAALDFPEWWERDVAAMVRKDVNHPSVVMYSIGNEIPEVAGPHGALWSRRLAEAVRALDGTRLVTNGVNGMLAVIGEAATDLEAAEGGINTMLTDMAGFMRELSSSELVGRRTAEAFGVLDVAGMNYMDARYDSDRATFPNRVIVGSETFATEIDRLWRLVQDNPHVIGDFTWTGWDYLGEVGIGRTADAEEPGARGLSGPFPWLLAWCGDIDVTGHRRPASYYREIVFGLRTDPYLAVQRPERSGRETVSPPWAWTDSVGSWSFDGVPLTVEVYSDADEVELLLDGRSLGRAEAGEAHRFRAEFEVPYAPGELTAVARTGGRETGRCSLRSADGPVHLAVSVDRAVIRADDSDLAYVELALTDAAGTVALGVDRQVSVVVVGPVVLAGFGSATPATEESYLDDVATTFDGRALAVVRPTGAGAITVTATAEGCAPVTVILEAR is encoded by the coding sequence ATGCGCCGCACCCCCTTCACCACCGGCTGGCACGTCCGGCCGCACGCCAACGCATTCGCCGAGATGGTGGGCGCCGCCGCGCCCTGGCAGCCGGTCACTCTGCCGCACGACGCGACCCTCGCCCAGCCGCGGGACGCCGCGCACGGCGCCGGGTCGGGCTACTTCCCGGGCGGCGTGTACGAGTACCGGAAGACGTTCGACGTCCCCGCGGACGCTGCGGGTCAGCGGATGCTGCTGGAGTTCGAGGGCATCTACCGCCGGGCCATGGTTTACGTGAACGGCAGCCTCGCCGGGCACTGGGCGTCGGGGTACACCGGCTTCACCGCGCCGCTGGACGACCACCTCCGGTACGGCCAGGAGAACGAGGTGCGGGTGGTCTGCCGCACGCACGCCGACTCCCGCTGGTACGCCGGCGCCGGCATCCACCGGCCGGTGCACCTGCTCACGGGGCCGCTGCTGCACGTCGCCCCGGACGGCGTCCGGGTGACGACGGTCGACGGCAACCGGGACCTGGCGGTCGTCGAGGTGACCACCACCGTGCAGAACGACCGGCCGCGGCTGGCCACCGTCGAGGTGGTCACCGAGCTGCGCGACGCCGACGGCGCCGGCGTCGCCGGCGACCGGGTGCCGGTGAGCGTGCGGCCGGGGGAGCCGGCTGTGGTGCGACAGCGGCTCGTCGTCCGTGACCCGGCGCTGTGGGGGCCCGGCTCCCCGGCGCTGTACACGGCGACGGTCTCCCTGGCCGACGGGGAGGCCGTGCTGGACGAGGAGACGGTGACCACCGGCATCCGAACCCTCTCCGTCGACCCTGTCCGTGGCCTGCGGGTCAACGGAGAGCCGGTGCTGCTGCGCGGGGCCTGCATCCACTCCGACAACGGGGTCCTGGGTGCGGCTGCGGTCGGCCGGGCGGACGAGCGCCGGGTGGAACTGCTGCAGGCCGCCGGGTTCAACGCGCTGCGCAGCGCGCACAACCCGATGAGCCGGGCGATGCTCGATGCGTGCGACCGGCTCGGCGTCCTGGTGATGGACGAGCTGACCGACATGTGGACGGAGAGCAAATCCGAGTTCGACGCCGCGCTGGACTTTCCCGAGTGGTGGGAGCGCGACGTCGCCGCGATGGTGCGCAAGGACGTCAACCACCCCAGCGTGGTCATGTACTCGATCGGCAACGAGATCCCCGAGGTGGCCGGCCCGCACGGTGCCCTGTGGTCCCGGCGGCTGGCCGAAGCGGTGCGGGCGCTCGACGGCACCCGGCTGGTGACCAACGGGGTCAACGGGATGCTGGCCGTGATCGGCGAGGCGGCGACCGACCTGGAGGCCGCCGAGGGCGGCATCAACACGATGCTCACCGACATGGCCGGCTTCATGCGGGAGCTGAGCAGCTCGGAGCTGGTCGGCCGGCGGACGGCGGAGGCCTTCGGGGTGCTCGACGTCGCCGGGATGAACTACATGGACGCCCGCTACGACAGCGATCGCGCGACCTTCCCGAACCGGGTGATCGTGGGCAGCGAGACGTTCGCGACCGAGATCGACCGGCTGTGGCGGCTCGTGCAGGACAACCCGCACGTGATCGGTGACTTCACGTGGACCGGCTGGGACTACCTCGGTGAGGTCGGCATCGGGCGCACGGCCGACGCCGAGGAGCCGGGGGCCCGCGGGCTCTCCGGGCCCTTTCCCTGGCTGCTCGCGTGGTGCGGGGACATCGACGTGACCGGGCATCGCAGGCCGGCGTCGTACTACCGGGAGATCGTCTTCGGGCTCCGCACCGACCCCTACCTCGCCGTCCAGCGGCCGGAACGGTCCGGCCGGGAGACGGTGTCCCCGCCGTGGGCGTGGACCGACTCGGTCGGCAGCTGGAGCTTCGACGGCGTCCCGCTCACCGTCGAGGTCTACAGCGACGCGGACGAGGTCGAGCTGCTGCTCGACGGCCGCTCGCTGGGCAGGGCGGAGGCCGGAGAGGCCCACCGCTTCCGCGCCGAGTTCGAGGTGCCCTACGCCCCCGGAGAGCTGACCGCCGTGGCCCGTACCGGGGGGCGGGAGACCGGCCGGTGCTCGCTGCGCTCGGCTGACGGGCCGGTGCACCTGGCCGTGAGCGTCGACCGCGCGGTGATCCGGGCCGACGACAGCGATCTCGCGTATGTCGAACTCGCCCTGACCGACGCCGCCGGCACGGTCGCCCTGGGCGTCGACCGCCAGGTGTCCGTGGTGGTCGTGGGCCCGGTGGTGCTCGCCGGCTTCGGCAGCGCCACGCCGGCGACCGAGGAGTCCTACCTCGACGACGTGGCCACCACCTTCGACGGCCGGGCCCTCGCCGTCGTCCGGCCGACGGGCGCGGGCGCGATCACCGTCACGGCGACCGCGGAGGGCTGCGCTCCGGTGACGGTGATCCTGGAGGCCCGGTGA
- a CDS encoding nucleoside hydrolase produces the protein MSLRITQRCRVVVDNDWAGDPDGLVALAHHLLSPANRVDAVTSSHLNPVFGPPEGTAEKGARFAQELIDLVDGLQPEVAAGCDVLLDAGDTGSAAADLIVAEARRDDPLPLLLVCAGPLTNVAQALRQAPEIAPRMTLVWIGGALEPDVFEYNRETDPDAAGEVLARTDLAVSQFPLETYRRCEYSVAELEQDLGGAGRVGAWLWQRYVELPIPYFVEQGETWPLGDTPPLLLTALSDASSAWAETASAPGGASRRVYTDVDVRLLVSDLYAKLRRHERRAGHGT, from the coding sequence GTGTCCCTGCGCATCACCCAACGCTGCCGCGTCGTCGTCGACAACGACTGGGCCGGCGACCCGGACGGGCTGGTGGCCCTGGCCCACCACCTGCTCAGCCCCGCCAACCGGGTGGACGCGGTGACCAGTTCGCACCTGAACCCGGTGTTCGGGCCACCCGAGGGCACCGCGGAGAAGGGCGCTCGGTTCGCACAGGAGCTCATCGACCTCGTCGACGGCCTCCAGCCGGAGGTCGCCGCCGGCTGCGACGTGCTCCTGGACGCCGGTGACACCGGCTCGGCCGCGGCGGACCTCATCGTCGCCGAGGCCCGGCGGGACGACCCGTTGCCGCTGCTGCTCGTCTGCGCCGGCCCGCTCACCAACGTCGCGCAGGCGCTGCGGCAGGCGCCGGAGATCGCGCCGCGGATGACGCTGGTCTGGATCGGTGGGGCGTTGGAGCCGGACGTCTTCGAGTACAACCGGGAAACCGACCCCGACGCTGCCGGGGAGGTGTTGGCCCGCACCGACCTCGCCGTATCCCAGTTCCCGCTGGAGACCTACCGTCGGTGCGAGTACTCCGTCGCCGAACTGGAGCAGGACCTCGGCGGGGCCGGCCGGGTGGGGGCGTGGCTGTGGCAGCGGTACGTCGAGCTGCCGATCCCCTACTTCGTGGAGCAGGGCGAGACCTGGCCGCTGGGGGACACCCCGCCATTGCTGCTGACCGCGCTCAGCGATGCCTCCAGCGCGTGGGCCGAGACCGCGTCCGCGCCCGGAGGTGCGTCCCGGCGCGTGTACACCGACGTCGACGTCCGGCTGCTCGTCTCCGACCTGTACGCCAAGCTGCGCCGCCACGAGCGCCGGGCGGGACACGGCACCTGA
- a CDS encoding ATPase, with protein MRERLLEWLGGVPSRAIACSGGVDSLTLATAAHRAAPGTTLVVHSVTPAVPAAATARVLETAAAEGWDLRTVRSREFEDGRYLANPLDRCYTCKSHLYDAMGDLVTTVGGAHTLLSGANVDDLGEYRPGLVAAAENGVRHPYVEVGAAKADVRALARDLELDCAELPAAPCLASRLYTGTAVTPSRLHAVEVGESVLTARTGIAVVRCRLRDDDVRIEVGEADRGRVTPDVVAAVLATMRVVEPGIRSAALDDEPYRPGRAFTLTPVVR; from the coding sequence ATGAGGGAGCGGCTCCTGGAGTGGCTCGGCGGGGTGCCCTCCCGGGCGATCGCCTGCAGCGGCGGCGTGGACAGCCTGACCCTGGCCACGGCGGCGCACCGGGCCGCTCCCGGAACCACCCTGGTGGTGCACAGCGTCACGCCGGCCGTCCCGGCGGCCGCGACGGCCCGCGTGCTCGAGACCGCGGCGGCGGAGGGCTGGGACCTCCGCACGGTGCGGTCGCGCGAGTTCGAGGACGGGCGGTACCTCGCCAACCCCCTCGACCGCTGCTACACGTGCAAGTCGCACCTCTACGACGCGATGGGCGACCTCGTCACCACCGTCGGCGGCGCGCACACGCTGCTGAGCGGCGCCAACGTCGACGACCTCGGCGAGTACCGGCCCGGCCTGGTCGCCGCCGCCGAGAACGGCGTCCGGCACCCCTACGTCGAGGTCGGGGCGGCCAAGGCCGACGTCCGGGCGCTCGCCCGCGACCTGGAACTGGACTGCGCCGAGCTGCCGGCCGCCCCGTGCCTGGCCAGCCGGCTGTACACCGGCACCGCGGTGACCCCGTCCCGGCTGCACGCCGTCGAGGTCGGCGAGTCGGTGCTCACCGCCCGGACCGGGATCGCGGTCGTGCGCTGCCGCCTGCGGGACGACGACGTGCGGATCGAGGTCGGCGAGGCCGACCGCGGGCGGGTCACCCCGGACGTCGTCGCCGCCGTGCTGGCCACGATGCGGGTGGTGGAACCGGGCATCCGCAGCGCAGCCCTCGACGACGAGCCCTACCGGCCCGGACGCGCGTTCACCCTCACGCCGGTCGTGCGGTGA
- a CDS encoding family 43 glycosylhydrolase — protein MPPSGSGDPRPVVPGFHPDPSICRVGDTYWMVVSSFEYAPGVPLFRSTDLVTWEQAGHVLVRPSQLDVSRAPGSGGITAPTIRFHDGRFWMITTNLADGGWQTLVHTDDPLGEWSEPVRLAEVRGIDPDLAWDDEGTLLITYAGFGAGGPAGLVQQAVDPVTGAALTERRHVWQGTGGRFPEGPHLHRIGDHWYLLIAEGGTERGHAVTIARGPSPSGPFEPCPWNPVLTHRGIESPVQSTGHGDLVQRPDGTWAILFHGVRPRGASPQFHVLGRETFAAEVVWEAGWPRLGEWLTPAAGPVAVEELAGAELPVSWVSPRRFPGEVITRGEGGWRLCARDGDLASEDLAFVGRRQEHLHYRVRAVVAADGNGVGGLSVRMDARHHLDLQVAGDVVRAVVQVGPLRQLLGEAAVPAGDVVLEIRAVPAEGHFSSTALGPDQLVAGVVDAGGGFVELGRIDGRYVSTEVAGGMTGRMVGIWCSSGSVVVRSFSYAGADDPAAVPTA, from the coding sequence ATGCCGCCCTCCGGCTCCGGTGACCCGCGGCCCGTCGTCCCCGGCTTCCACCCGGACCCGAGCATCTGCCGGGTGGGGGATACCTACTGGATGGTCGTCTCCAGCTTCGAGTACGCGCCCGGTGTGCCGCTGTTCCGCTCGACCGACCTGGTCACCTGGGAGCAGGCCGGGCACGTGCTCGTTCGACCGTCCCAGCTCGACGTATCCCGGGCGCCGGGCTCGGGTGGCATCACCGCCCCGACCATCCGGTTCCACGACGGCCGGTTCTGGATGATCACCACCAACCTCGCCGACGGCGGGTGGCAGACCCTCGTGCACACCGACGACCCGCTGGGGGAGTGGTCGGAGCCGGTGCGGCTGGCCGAGGTCCGCGGCATCGACCCGGACCTGGCCTGGGACGACGAGGGCACGCTGCTGATCACGTACGCCGGCTTCGGCGCCGGTGGCCCGGCCGGGCTGGTGCAGCAGGCCGTCGACCCGGTCACGGGCGCGGCTCTGACGGAACGGCGGCACGTGTGGCAGGGGACCGGCGGCCGGTTCCCGGAAGGCCCGCACCTCCACCGGATCGGCGACCACTGGTACCTGCTCATCGCCGAGGGCGGCACCGAGCGCGGACACGCGGTCACCATCGCCCGCGGCCCGTCGCCGTCCGGGCCGTTCGAGCCCTGCCCGTGGAACCCGGTGCTCACCCACCGCGGCATCGAGTCGCCGGTGCAGAGCACCGGGCACGGCGACCTGGTGCAGCGCCCGGACGGCACCTGGGCGATCCTCTTCCACGGCGTGCGGCCACGCGGCGCCAGCCCGCAGTTCCACGTGCTGGGCCGGGAGACCTTCGCCGCCGAGGTGGTGTGGGAGGCCGGCTGGCCCCGGCTGGGGGAGTGGCTGACGCCGGCCGCCGGCCCGGTCGCGGTCGAGGAGCTGGCCGGGGCCGAGCTGCCGGTCTCCTGGGTCTCGCCCCGCCGGTTCCCGGGCGAGGTGATCACCCGTGGCGAGGGCGGCTGGCGGTTGTGCGCTCGGGACGGCGACCTCGCCTCCGAGGACCTCGCGTTCGTGGGGCGGCGGCAGGAGCACCTGCACTACCGGGTCCGCGCGGTCGTGGCGGCGGACGGGAACGGGGTCGGCGGGCTGTCGGTGCGGATGGACGCCCGCCACCACCTCGACCTCCAGGTCGCCGGTGACGTGGTGCGGGCGGTGGTCCAGGTCGGCCCGCTCCGGCAGCTGCTGGGCGAGGCCGCCGTCCCGGCCGGGGACGTCGTGCTGGAGATCCGGGCCGTCCCTGCGGAGGGCCACTTCTCCTCGACGGCGCTGGGCCCGGACCAGCTGGTGGCCGGGGTCGTGGACGCCGGGGGCGGGTTCGTGGAGCTCGGCCGGATCGACGGCCGGTACGTCTCGACGGAGGTGGCCGGCGGGATGACCGGCCGGATGGTCGGCATCTGGTGCTCGTCCGGATCGGTCGTCGTCCGGTCGTTCAGTTACGCCGGCGCCGACGACCCGGCCGCCGTCCCCACCGCCTGA
- a CDS encoding DUF1349 domain-containing protein: MTDDGLRGQPWSAGRWTSPPAAVVEDGPDLLVTAVQGSDAWRHTSYGFVHDDAHALLAPLPRPGAVEVAFDLAWDGRFDQAGLMLRADEETWLKAGVEFSDGTPQVGAVVTLGRSDWSVAPVPDWAGRRVTVRASRDGDAVTVRARVDDEPFRLLRLCPFPADLPVAAGPYCCAPTRAGLVVRFRRWATGPADPALH; encoded by the coding sequence ATGACGGACGACGGGCTGCGCGGGCAGCCGTGGAGCGCCGGAAGGTGGACGTCACCGCCGGCCGCCGTGGTCGAGGACGGGCCCGACCTGCTGGTCACCGCCGTGCAGGGGAGCGACGCCTGGCGGCACACCTCGTACGGCTTCGTCCACGACGACGCGCACGCGCTGCTGGCGCCCCTGCCCCGCCCGGGAGCGGTCGAGGTGGCCTTCGACCTGGCCTGGGACGGCCGGTTCGACCAGGCCGGGCTGATGCTGCGGGCCGACGAGGAGACCTGGCTCAAGGCCGGCGTCGAGTTCTCCGACGGGACGCCGCAGGTCGGCGCCGTCGTCACGCTGGGCCGCTCGGACTGGTCCGTGGCCCCGGTGCCGGACTGGGCGGGGCGCCGGGTGACCGTCCGGGCCAGCCGCGACGGCGACGCGGTCACGGTGCGGGCCCGGGTCGACGACGAGCCGTTCCGGCTCCTCCGGCTGTGCCCGTTCCCCGCGGACCTCCCGGTCGCCGCCGGGCCGTACTGCTGCGCCCCCACCCGGGCCGGCCTCGTCGTCCGGTTCCGGCGCTGGGCCACCGGCCCGGCCGACCCAGCCCTGCACTGA
- a CDS encoding family 43 glycosylhydrolase: MTGPTHSSIRPGQVWLDTNGNRIQAHGGSILHVDGTFYWYGENKERSTPGSGIWHWGIRCYSSTDLYDWEDRGLIIPPAPDDPDSPLHPAENVDRPHILYNECTRKYVCWLKIMGEGHTQESTVLVADSILGPYEIVRTGMRPLGMNAGDFDLVVHPDDGKAYYYFERVHGELICADLTDDYTDVTGHYSTRFPRPHPPAVREAPAYFRRGARHYLFTSGTSWYFPNRSQVATAETYHGPWTVFGDPHPGDPTGTSFGSQVTSVFRHPGKRDLYIALADRWLPSTPPEVSRAVHDDMARVFGGGGEPDPELSAEFATADTSVADYVWLPVRFDGGMPVLDWHDEWRIEDHD, from the coding sequence GTGACCGGGCCGACGCACTCGTCGATCCGGCCGGGACAGGTCTGGCTGGACACGAACGGCAATCGCATCCAGGCCCACGGCGGCTCGATCCTGCACGTGGACGGGACGTTCTACTGGTACGGGGAGAACAAGGAACGCTCCACGCCCGGCAGCGGCATCTGGCACTGGGGCATCCGGTGCTACTCCTCGACGGACCTCTACGACTGGGAGGACCGGGGGCTGATCATCCCGCCCGCGCCGGACGACCCCGACTCCCCGTTGCACCCGGCCGAGAACGTCGACCGGCCGCACATCCTCTACAACGAGTGCACCCGGAAGTACGTGTGCTGGCTGAAGATCATGGGGGAGGGGCACACGCAGGAGAGCACGGTGCTCGTCGCCGACTCGATCCTCGGCCCGTACGAGATCGTCCGCACCGGCATGCGCCCGCTGGGGATGAACGCCGGTGACTTCGACCTCGTCGTCCACCCCGACGACGGCAAGGCGTACTACTACTTCGAGCGGGTGCACGGCGAGCTCATCTGCGCCGACCTGACCGACGACTACACCGACGTCACCGGCCACTACTCGACGCGCTTCCCGCGCCCGCACCCGCCGGCGGTGCGCGAGGCGCCCGCCTACTTCCGCCGGGGTGCCAGGCACTACCTGTTCACCTCGGGGACGTCGTGGTACTTCCCCAACCGCTCCCAGGTGGCCACCGCCGAGACCTACCACGGCCCGTGGACCGTGTTCGGCGATCCGCACCCCGGCGACCCGACCGGCACGTCGTTCGGCTCCCAGGTCACCTCGGTGTTCCGGCACCCGGGCAAGCGCGACCTCTACATCGCCCTCGCGGACCGGTGGCTGCCCTCGACGCCGCCGGAGGTGTCCCGGGCGGTGCACGACGACATGGCGCGCGTGTTCGGCGGCGGGGGAGAGCCGGATCCGGAGCTGTCGGCCGAGTTCGCCACGGCGGATACGTCGGTGGCCGACTACGTGTGGCTGCCCGTCCGGTTCGACGGCGGGATGCCGGTGCTCGACTGGCACGACGAGTGGCGGATCGAGGACCACGACTGA
- a CDS encoding LLM class flavin-dependent oxidoreductase gives MTITLDLSAVVLPDRHPVTAFLDDVRAAERAGVRTVWTYDHLTWPRLADGPWYGAVPLLAAAAVSTERVRLGTLVASPNFRHPVPFAKELMTLDQLTGGRLELGVGVGTEGHDAQVLGGVPLSRAERADRFAEWLAMLDRLLREPVATIDGTWFRAVDAHQLPGCLQQPRLPFTVAATGPRALRLAARHGSAWVTYGPFGADVGPDEWFAAVAGQSRRLTEALEVEGRAPAELRRSVLLGLEVAWPFESRERYRDALGRLADCGMSEVAVHWPRPDGRGVPEAAMSFVRDAHGL, from the coding sequence GTGACGATCACGCTGGACCTGTCGGCCGTCGTGCTCCCGGACCGGCATCCGGTCACGGCCTTCCTCGATGACGTGCGGGCCGCGGAGCGCGCGGGCGTGCGGACCGTCTGGACCTACGACCACCTGACGTGGCCGCGGCTGGCGGACGGGCCCTGGTACGGCGCCGTGCCGCTGCTGGCCGCGGCGGCGGTCAGCACGGAACGGGTCCGGCTCGGGACGCTCGTCGCCTCGCCGAACTTCCGGCACCCCGTCCCGTTCGCCAAGGAGCTGATGACCCTCGACCAGCTCACCGGCGGCCGGCTCGAGCTGGGGGTCGGGGTGGGCACCGAGGGGCACGACGCGCAGGTGCTGGGCGGTGTGCCCCTGAGCCGGGCGGAGCGGGCGGACCGGTTCGCCGAGTGGCTGGCGATGCTGGACCGGTTGCTCCGCGAGCCGGTGGCGACCATCGACGGGACGTGGTTCCGGGCCGTGGACGCCCACCAGCTGCCGGGCTGCCTGCAGCAGCCGAGGCTGCCGTTCACCGTGGCCGCGACCGGTCCCCGCGCGCTGCGGCTGGCGGCCCGCCACGGCTCGGCCTGGGTCACCTACGGCCCGTTCGGCGCCGACGTCGGGCCGGACGAGTGGTTCGCCGCCGTCGCCGGGCAGAGCCGCCGGCTGACCGAGGCGCTGGAGGTCGAAGGGCGCGCGCCGGCCGAGCTGCGCCGCTCGGTGCTCCTCGGGCTGGAGGTGGCCTGGCCCTTCGAGAGCCGGGAGCGCTACCGCGACGCCCTGGGGCGGCTGGCCGACTGCGGCATGAGCGAGGTCGCCGTGCACTGGCCGCGGCCCGACGGGCGCGGCGTCCCCGAGGCGGCCATGTCCTTCGTCCGCGACGCCCATGGGCTGTGA